A single window of Usitatibacter rugosus DNA harbors:
- a CDS encoding branched-chain amino acid ABC transporter substrate-binding protein, with protein MNSSFKLALAVAAAIAVASCGKKEEAPAPKAADAKPAAPAGLTVTIAHAGPLTGSIAHLGKDDENGVALAVENANKAGIKLGGQPVTFKMVSEDDQADPKVGTTVAQKLVDAKVAAVVGHLNSGVTIPASDIYAKAGIPVISGSATNPTLTERGLKNVFRTVGRDDQQGPAIAAYIAGELKGKKVAIIDDKTAYGEGIANEVEKTLKAAKVNIVARERTTDKETDFKSILTKIKGKSPDVVFHGGMDATGGPMLKQARELGIKAVFAFGDGACTNEMSKLAGPASEGMACSQAGLPAEAASKEFKDQFTAKYGEIKQYAPYFYDGAMAMIEAMKKADSADPAKFVPMINQVSFTGSTGKVEFDAKGDRKDAEMTIFRMGKDGKIAPVAIVKNGVSAPFVAAAAPAPAAAAPAAAAPASAAGAPGTAPADAGKSQVPAAPGKVEEKKK; from the coding sequence ATGAATTCGTCGTTCAAGCTGGCCCTCGCCGTTGCCGCCGCCATTGCGGTCGCATCGTGCGGCAAGAAAGAAGAAGCTCCGGCCCCGAAGGCCGCTGACGCCAAGCCGGCCGCCCCCGCCGGGCTGACGGTGACGATCGCCCACGCGGGCCCGCTCACCGGCTCCATCGCCCACCTGGGCAAGGACGACGAGAACGGCGTCGCCCTCGCCGTCGAGAACGCCAACAAGGCCGGCATCAAGCTCGGCGGCCAGCCCGTGACGTTCAAGATGGTGAGCGAGGACGACCAGGCCGACCCGAAAGTCGGCACCACGGTCGCGCAGAAGCTCGTGGACGCGAAGGTCGCCGCCGTCGTGGGCCACCTGAACTCCGGCGTCACCATCCCGGCCTCCGACATCTACGCCAAGGCCGGCATCCCGGTGATCTCCGGCTCCGCCACCAACCCGACGCTGACCGAGCGCGGCCTGAAGAACGTGTTCCGCACGGTCGGCCGTGACGACCAGCAGGGCCCGGCCATCGCCGCCTACATCGCCGGCGAGCTGAAGGGCAAGAAAGTCGCCATCATCGACGACAAGACCGCGTACGGCGAAGGCATCGCCAACGAAGTCGAGAAGACGCTGAAGGCCGCCAAGGTCAACATCGTGGCGCGCGAGCGTACGACGGACAAAGAAACCGATTTCAAATCGATTCTCACCAAGATCAAGGGCAAGAGCCCGGACGTCGTCTTCCACGGCGGCATGGACGCCACCGGCGGCCCGATGCTGAAGCAGGCACGGGAACTGGGCATCAAGGCCGTGTTCGCGTTCGGCGATGGTGCATGCACCAACGAGATGTCCAAGCTGGCCGGCCCCGCGTCGGAAGGCATGGCCTGCTCGCAAGCCGGCCTGCCCGCGGAAGCCGCGAGCAAGGAATTCAAGGACCAGTTCACGGCCAAGTACGGCGAGATCAAGCAGTACGCCCCGTACTTCTACGACGGCGCCATGGCGATGATCGAGGCGATGAAGAAGGCGGATTCCGCGGATCCCGCCAAGTTCGTCCCGATGATCAACCAGGTGAGCTTCACGGGCTCCACCGGCAAAGTCGAGTTCGACGCCAAGGGCGACCGCAAGGACGCGGAAATGACCATCTTCCGCATGGGCAAGGACGGCAAGATCGCCCCCGTGGCGATCGTGAAGAACGGCGTCTCGGCTCCGTTCGTCGCCGCTGCCGCCCCGGCTCCGGCTGCTGCCGCTCCGGCTGCCGCTGCCCCGGCCTCGGCCGCTGGCGCTCCCGGTACGGCTCCCGCCGACGCGGGCAAGTCGCAGGTTCCGGCAGCACCCGGCAAGGTCGAAGAGAAGAAGAAATAA
- a CDS encoding branched-chain amino acid ABC transporter substrate-binding protein, with protein MAKRCPDTGWFRKVSTTPSPLLALILFSLAACGKTEAPAPPASDTITVTIAHAGPLTGSIAHQGKDDENGVNLALDQANAKKLKIGGKTVTFKILSEDDQGDPKLGTLVAQKFVDAKVAAVIGHLNSGVTIPASEIYAKAGIPVISGSATNPDLTERKLKGVFRTVGRDDQQGPAIAAYIAGELKAKSVAIVDDKTAYGEGLATEVDKSLRKAGVTMVGRERTTDKETDFKSILTRIKSRNPDVIFHGGMDATGGLMLKQARELGMKSVFAFGDGACTEEMAQLAGPAGEGLACSQAGLPAEAASKEFLDAFTKKYGPTKLYAPFFYDATNVVIEAMRRADSVDPAKFTPEMYNVSLAGATGKLEFDAKGDRKDAEMTIFRMQGGKIVPVAVVKGGVATPFTK; from the coding sequence TTGGCGAAACGATGTCCGGACACCGGCTGGTTCCGGAAGGTTTCGACAACCCCCTCGCCACTCCTGGCCCTGATCCTCTTCTCGCTCGCGGCATGCGGCAAGACTGAGGCACCTGCACCTCCCGCGTCCGACACGATCACCGTCACCATTGCCCACGCCGGTCCGCTCACGGGATCCATCGCGCACCAGGGCAAGGATGACGAGAACGGCGTGAACCTCGCGCTCGACCAGGCCAACGCGAAGAAGCTGAAGATCGGCGGCAAGACCGTCACCTTCAAGATTCTCTCCGAAGACGACCAGGGCGATCCCAAGCTCGGCACGCTGGTCGCACAGAAATTCGTCGACGCGAAGGTGGCCGCCGTCATCGGGCACTTGAACAGCGGCGTCACCATCCCGGCCTCCGAGATCTACGCCAAGGCCGGCATCCCCGTGATCTCCGGCTCGGCCACGAATCCGGACCTCACCGAGCGAAAGCTGAAGGGTGTGTTCCGCACCGTCGGCCGCGACGACCAGCAGGGCCCCGCGATCGCGGCCTACATCGCCGGCGAGCTGAAGGCGAAGAGCGTGGCCATCGTCGACGACAAGACGGCGTACGGCGAAGGCCTCGCGACCGAAGTCGACAAGTCGCTGCGCAAGGCCGGCGTCACGATGGTCGGCCGCGAGCGCACCACGGACAAGGAAACCGACTTCAAGTCGATCCTCACGCGCATCAAGAGCCGCAATCCCGACGTGATCTTCCACGGCGGCATGGATGCCACGGGCGGCCTGATGCTGAAGCAGGCGCGCGAGCTGGGAATGAAGTCGGTGTTCGCGTTCGGCGACGGCGCATGCACGGAAGAGATGGCGCAGCTCGCCGGACCGGCCGGCGAAGGCCTCGCGTGCTCGCAGGCCGGGCTGCCCGCGGAGGCTGCCAGCAAGGAATTCCTCGACGCCTTCACGAAGAAGTACGGCCCCACCAAGCTCTACGCGCCGTTCTTCTACGATGCCACCAACGTCGTGATCGAAGCGATGCGCAGGGCCGACTCCGTCGATCCCGCGAAATTCACGCCGGAGATGTACAACGTCTCGCTCGCGGGCGCCACGGGCAAGCTCGAGTTCGACGCGAAAGGCGACCGCAAGGACGCCGAGATGACCATCTTCCGCATGCAGGGCGGCAAGATCGTTCCGGTCGCGGTGGTCAAAGGTGGAGTAGCAACACCTTTTACCAAGTAG
- a CDS encoding c-type cytochrome, translated as MKTPAILLATGLAVLAAPALANEELAKKNACTACHAIDKKLVGPAYKEVAKKYAGDATAEAKLVDKVKKGGVGVWGQVPMPPNATVKDEDVKTLVKWILALK; from the coding sequence ATGAAGACCCCAGCCATCCTCCTCGCCACGGGCCTCGCCGTCCTCGCGGCCCCCGCTCTCGCCAACGAGGAGCTCGCCAAGAAGAACGCCTGCACCGCCTGCCACGCCATCGACAAGAAGCTGGTCGGCCCCGCGTACAAGGAAGTCGCCAAGAAATACGCCGGCGATGCCACCGCCGAAGCCAAGCTCGTGGACAAAGTGAAGAAGGGCGGCGTGGGTGTGTGGGGCCAGGTCCCGATGCCGCCCAACGCCACCGTGAAGGACGAGGACGTGAAGACCCTCGTGAAGTGGATCCTGGCGCTGAAATAG